In the genome of Hyphomonas sp. Mor2, one region contains:
- a CDS encoding lytic murein transglycosylase → MSEFVWKRPLYGVVASAALMTACAASPQTAPPDVSPVQPVNGGSTGNTPVSLAPFDASGHTDMDSWRQDFAARAVAAGRDPAVVHATLAEIRPLDLYLGDTAEVAKTDVASQAEFAKPIWEYVGSAVTSDRKTRGAARLTELTATFDQIEAAYGVDREALTAIWAMETNLGSYIGSFDAANTLANMAVEGRRQAFAESELLALMKMQENGFVTRDQLTSGWAGAMGQTQFMPSTFLTYAVDFDGDGQKDLWNSAADALASAANYLRASGYQKDVPWGVEVLAPSGFDWSLADGEDRRLSTWMSYGLSPMAGGPFGAPDTAYAELWLPTGATGPKYLLFKNFNVFKTYNRSDSYAFSVGLLTDGVAGKHGPVAIWPTELELLTRRDIMVLQDNLNRLGFDAGPVDGIAGRGTKGALRRFQKANAIIPADGYPTTVALEQVMAAY, encoded by the coding sequence ATGAGCGAATTTGTCTGGAAAAGACCACTTTACGGTGTGGTTGCCAGTGCGGCCTTGATGACGGCCTGCGCCGCCTCTCCGCAGACAGCCCCCCCAGATGTCAGCCCGGTTCAGCCCGTCAATGGCGGAAGCACAGGGAATACGCCCGTCTCACTCGCCCCATTTGATGCGTCCGGACATACGGATATGGACAGCTGGCGCCAGGACTTTGCGGCGCGCGCTGTGGCGGCCGGACGCGATCCGGCGGTTGTCCATGCGACTCTGGCGGAGATTCGCCCCTTGGACCTGTATCTGGGCGACACGGCCGAGGTCGCCAAGACAGATGTCGCCAGCCAGGCCGAGTTCGCCAAACCGATCTGGGAGTATGTCGGTTCGGCAGTGACCAGCGATCGCAAGACCCGCGGCGCAGCGCGCCTCACCGAGCTGACGGCGACCTTCGATCAGATCGAAGCGGCCTATGGCGTCGATCGTGAGGCCCTGACCGCGATCTGGGCGATGGAGACCAATCTCGGCTCCTATATTGGCAGTTTCGACGCCGCGAACACGCTGGCTAACATGGCCGTGGAAGGTCGCCGGCAGGCCTTTGCTGAAAGCGAATTGCTGGCCCTGATGAAAATGCAGGAAAACGGTTTCGTCACGCGGGACCAGCTGACCTCTGGCTGGGCCGGGGCGATGGGGCAGACGCAATTCATGCCGTCCACCTTCCTGACCTATGCCGTCGATTTTGATGGCGATGGGCAGAAAGACCTGTGGAACAGCGCCGCCGATGCGCTGGCCTCTGCGGCCAATTATCTGCGCGCCTCCGGGTATCAGAAAGATGTCCCCTGGGGCGTTGAAGTCCTGGCGCCGAGCGGGTTTGACTGGTCACTGGCCGATGGCGAAGATCGCCGCTTGTCGACCTGGATGAGCTATGGTCTGTCGCCGATGGCGGGCGGTCCTTTCGGGGCCCCGGATACCGCCTATGCCGAACTATGGCTGCCGACGGGCGCAACCGGCCCGAAATACTTGCTGTTCAAGAATTTCAACGTCTTCAAGACCTATAATCGCTCGGATAGCTATGCATTTTCAGTGGGGCTTTTGACCGATGGCGTTGCTGGGAAGCATGGCCCCGTCGCGATCTGGCCGACCGAGCTCGAATTGCTGACCCGCCGGGACATTATGGTCCTGCAGGACAATCTCAATCGACTTGGATTTGATGCCGGGCCGGTGGACGGGATTGCCGGACGCGGCACCAAAGGGGCATTGCGGCGATTCCAGAAGGCCAATGCCATCATTCCCGCGGATGGTTATCCGACGACAGTGGCCCTCGAACAGGTGATGGCGGCCTATTAG
- a CDS encoding MFS transporter, whose translation MSDSPSTTEQTPQPNRRGAFFILFFSLMAIGAGNTMLIAAVIPPLTRTLALPDWMAGAIFSLSALCWSLSSPFWGKRSNRYGRRRIASFGLAGYSLSMFLLLLSSWAAVSEFITAPFAIFACLALSRSVFGLIGSGSSPSAQAYVADRTAPSERQSEIAFVTSGFSFGTIVGPAFAAVLVANFGILSPMLITCILAGAMSITLWNFLPENRAPVQDAATVEVIPGSIGLWRSRNVLPFLTYAVTLSLVTGILTQVFVFAVIDKLGIPPDQPERAAIYTGPAFMVGAMAVMAAQLVLIPMFKLKNKTLMITGCFPLLIGALILIPAQDFATLILAQFFLGIGQGLTRPGFSSGASLAVSPQLQGNVAGLVISANGMGYIITPLFGLFLYEFVDPSLPFWICVGLLIGMALFAWKAIEPGVGEAEDEA comes from the coding sequence ATGAGCGACTCACCCAGCACAACAGAACAGACGCCTCAGCCAAATCGGCGTGGGGCTTTTTTCATTCTGTTCTTCTCGCTGATGGCGATTGGGGCCGGCAATACAATGTTGATCGCAGCCGTGATCCCGCCGCTGACCCGCACCCTGGCCCTGCCGGACTGGATGGCGGGGGCGATCTTTTCATTGTCAGCTCTGTGCTGGTCCTTGTCGTCGCCCTTCTGGGGCAAGCGCTCGAATCGCTACGGTCGTCGCCGCATCGCCTCGTTCGGTCTGGCCGGATACTCGCTCTCCATGTTCCTGCTCCTGCTATCCTCCTGGGCGGCGGTGTCGGAGTTCATTACGGCGCCATTTGCGATTTTTGCCTGCCTCGCGCTGTCCCGGTCCGTGTTTGGCCTGATCGGATCAGGATCGAGTCCCTCGGCGCAGGCCTATGTGGCAGACCGAACCGCGCCATCAGAGCGACAAAGCGAAATCGCGTTCGTCACTTCTGGTTTCAGTTTTGGCACGATTGTCGGCCCCGCCTTTGCGGCGGTTCTTGTCGCCAATTTCGGCATTCTCAGTCCGATGTTGATCACCTGTATCCTGGCGGGTGCCATGTCGATCACGCTGTGGAACTTCCTGCCGGAAAATCGCGCCCCGGTGCAAGATGCCGCTACTGTGGAGGTCATTCCAGGATCGATCGGCCTGTGGCGCTCGCGGAACGTGTTGCCATTCCTGACCTATGCCGTGACCCTGTCGCTGGTCACGGGCATTCTGACCCAGGTGTTCGTCTTCGCCGTGATCGACAAGCTTGGTATTCCGCCCGATCAACCGGAACGCGCGGCGATCTATACTGGCCCCGCGTTCATGGTCGGGGCGATGGCCGTCATGGCGGCGCAGCTGGTTCTCATCCCGATGTTCAAGTTGAAGAACAAGACGCTGATGATCACGGGCTGTTTTCCGCTTCTGATCGGCGCCTTGATCCTGATCCCGGCCCAGGATTTCGCGACGCTGATCCTCGCCCAGTTCTTCCTCGGGATCGGGCAAGGCCTGACACGACCGGGCTTTTCCAGTGGCGCGTCACTGGCGGTCTCGCCGCAATTGCAGGGCAATGTCGCCGGACTGGTGATCTCGGCCAACGGCATGGGCTATATCATCACGCCGCTGTTCGGCCTGTTCCTGTACGAATTCGTAGACCCTTCGCTGCCCTTCTGGATCTGCGTCGGATTGTTGATCGGCATGGCGCTGTTCGCCTGGAAAGCGATCGAGCCCGGCGTCGGTGAGGCGGAAGACGAGGCCTAA
- a CDS encoding motility-associated protein, translated as MVQLLGFIIVLFIISGALLVSGGPAVMAALPFELALIGGAAFGTLLIGNSTSVALSAMRGFGQALRGAKWTKEDYAGLLTLMHEMLRRARRGGIVAIEQDIESPETSDLFQSQPRLLADPHAAPLICDSFRLIALDPAMRTQTATYLQDRVGEIVDERQRGVTALQTLADALPALGIVAAVLGIIKTMAMIDQSTAVLGEMIAAALLGTFLGVFLAYGVVGPIASRFGQIVEEEAIYLDTIARIITAYTQEIAPRTAVEMARAALPVQIRPDMSLIDEKLNVVRISAARRAA; from the coding sequence ATGGTCCAACTGCTCGGCTTCATCATTGTTTTGTTTATCATTTCTGGCGCCCTGCTGGTCAGTGGCGGGCCAGCGGTGATGGCGGCCCTGCCGTTCGAATTGGCCCTGATCGGCGGCGCGGCGTTCGGCACCTTGCTGATCGGAAACTCGACCTCGGTCGCGCTCTCCGCCATGCGCGGGTTCGGGCAGGCGCTGCGCGGCGCCAAGTGGACGAAAGAGGATTATGCCGGGCTGCTGACCCTGATGCATGAAATGCTTCGCCGGGCTCGCCGAGGCGGCATCGTCGCGATCGAACAGGACATTGAATCGCCCGAGACATCCGACTTGTTCCAGTCGCAGCCGCGTCTGCTGGCCGATCCGCATGCCGCGCCGCTGATTTGCGACAGTTTTCGTCTGATCGCGCTCGATCCCGCCATGCGCACGCAAACCGCGACCTACTTGCAGGATCGGGTGGGCGAAATCGTCGATGAGCGCCAACGCGGCGTGACCGCCCTTCAGACTCTGGCGGATGCGCTGCCCGCGCTCGGAATCGTCGCAGCTGTGCTCGGCATCATCAAGACCATGGCCATGATTGACCAATCGACCGCGGTGCTGGGCGAAATGATCGCTGCAGCCCTGCTCGGCACCTTCCTCGGCGTATTTCTCGCCTATGGCGTGGTTGGCCCGATCGCCAGTCGTTTTGGTCAGATTGTTGAGGAAGAAGCGATCTATCTCGACACGATTGCCCGGATCATCACCGCATACACGCAGGAAATCGCACCGCGTACGGCCGTGGAAATGGCCCGCGCCGCCTTGCCGGTTCAGATCCGCCCGGACATGTCCCTGATCGACGAGAAGCTCAATGTCGTCCGCATCAGTGCCGCGCGAAGAGCCGCCTAA
- a CDS encoding sodium:proton antiporter, producing MDIGILLAGAAGSDVIFACAMIGSLGLGAQWLAWRLQAPAIVLMSLAGLAVGPLWSVIFGEPLLSPQATFGDVFRPIVSLAVAVILFEGGLVLKFENLREAGAAVRRMIFIGGPLAWIMGTIAAYYAAGLDWASAVVFAGVMVVTGPTVIMPLMRQSKLGGRPAQFLKWEGIVNDPIGALFAVASFEIIRVASQGESIIGAGIWIIAAAALGTMLGVAFGWAMSKAFREGWTPEYLKAPLILASIILCYALAELIEKEIGLVAVTAYGMTLANSKLAGLTELQKFKEDIAVLLVSGVFVMLTADLTPAIISQAINWNTLAFLMCMLFIVRPLSVWISTYGTLNRKEAILLGWIAPRGIVAVAVSGLFGSLLVDLSREGRFFFEGADQITPLAFAMVFTTVVLHGFTIGPLSRGLGLARKEKPGVLMVGANAWSVQFATALEKSGIDVIVADSNYRRLKSSRDAGLEIFMGEVLSEDAEIKLDHARFSTVIALSTNDSYNALVCSHFAPEVGRHMVYQLSISDDEEENDERVVSSNARGRTLIRRGRTYDSLIRDQYRGWEFARTPLTDKYSLEQFRQDRPKADIVAELRADGTLVLLGPNREARGGDGTILISFSPALKDENPTEALAPHPA from the coding sequence GTGGATATTGGAATTCTCCTCGCAGGCGCCGCCGGCAGCGATGTGATCTTTGCCTGCGCGATGATCGGTTCGCTCGGACTCGGCGCGCAGTGGCTGGCCTGGCGTCTGCAAGCGCCAGCGATTGTGCTGATGTCCCTGGCAGGCCTCGCCGTCGGCCCGCTCTGGTCGGTGATTTTCGGGGAGCCCCTGCTCAGTCCGCAAGCGACGTTCGGAGATGTGTTCCGCCCGATCGTCTCGCTCGCGGTCGCGGTGATCCTGTTTGAAGGCGGGCTGGTCCTGAAATTCGAGAACCTGCGTGAAGCGGGCGCTGCCGTGCGGCGCATGATCTTTATTGGCGGGCCCCTCGCCTGGATCATGGGCACGATCGCCGCTTATTATGCGGCCGGTCTCGACTGGGCGAGCGCTGTTGTCTTTGCCGGCGTCATGGTGGTGACCGGACCGACCGTGATCATGCCACTGATGCGCCAATCCAAGCTGGGCGGCCGCCCGGCGCAATTCCTCAAATGGGAAGGCATCGTCAACGACCCGATCGGCGCACTGTTTGCCGTTGCCTCTTTCGAAATCATCCGGGTCGCTTCGCAAGGTGAGAGCATTATTGGGGCCGGCATCTGGATCATTGCCGCGGCGGCGTTGGGCACAATGCTCGGGGTTGCGTTCGGATGGGCCATGTCAAAAGCCTTCCGGGAAGGCTGGACGCCTGAATACCTCAAGGCGCCGCTGATTCTGGCGTCGATCATCCTGTGTTATGCGCTGGCCGAACTGATCGAAAAAGAGATCGGGCTGGTTGCTGTAACGGCCTATGGCATGACCCTGGCCAATTCCAAACTGGCGGGCCTGACCGAGCTGCAAAAGTTCAAGGAAGACATTGCCGTCCTTCTGGTCTCCGGCGTGTTCGTGATGCTGACCGCGGATCTGACGCCGGCAATTATCAGCCAGGCGATCAACTGGAACACGCTGGCTTTCCTGATGTGCATGCTGTTCATCGTCCGGCCGCTCTCGGTGTGGATCTCGACCTATGGGACGCTGAATCGCAAGGAAGCCATCCTGCTCGGCTGGATCGCGCCGCGCGGGATCGTCGCGGTGGCGGTGTCCGGCCTGTTCGGCTCGCTGCTGGTCGACCTCTCACGGGAAGGCCGGTTCTTCTTTGAAGGCGCTGACCAGATCACGCCGCTCGCCTTTGCCATGGTGTTCACGACTGTTGTCCTGCATGGCTTCACCATCGGCCCCCTCTCGCGCGGGCTCGGCCTGGCGCGCAAAGAAAAGCCGGGCGTATTGATGGTCGGGGCGAATGCCTGGAGCGTGCAATTTGCCACCGCGCTCGAAAAGAGCGGCATCGATGTGATTGTCGCCGACAGCAATTACCGCCGGCTCAAATCGTCTCGCGATGCGGGGCTGGAAATCTTCATGGGAGAGGTGCTGTCCGAGGATGCAGAGATCAAGCTGGATCATGCGCGATTCTCCACCGTGATCGCCCTGTCGACCAATGATTCCTACAATGCTCTGGTCTGCAGCCATTTTGCACCGGAAGTGGGCCGCCACATGGTCTACCAGCTCTCGATCAGCGACGATGAAGAAGAGAATGATGAGCGCGTGGTCAGCTCGAATGCGCGTGGCCGCACCCTGATCCGGCGCGGACGGACCTATGACAGCCTGATCCGAGACCAGTATCGGGGTTGGGAATTTGCTCGCACGCCGCTGACCGACAAGTACTCGCTAGAGCAATTCAGGCAGGACCGTCCAAAAGCCGATATCGTCGCTGAGCTCCGCGCCGACGGCACTCTGGTTCTGCTCGGCCCAAACCGCGAAGCCCGCGGCGGAGATGGCACGATCCTGATCAGTTTCTCACCTGCACTGAAGGACGAGAATCCGACAGAGGCGCTCGCCCCGCATCCGGCCTAG
- a CDS encoding SprT family zinc-dependent metalloprotease, giving the protein MIIDKGDKMALVTKCGQTVHVRLEVNPKARRLILRLDERNREAVAVAPSKRKIGEAAEFARDRLDWIAEHLQALPDHVLLQDGAVFKLRGADCRISLEGSGRLARLVDGDPQILSVPGLSDTTGRRVERFLKKTAKEDLSAAVIRYCETLGVEARRVTVKDTRSRWGSCTSDGRLAFSWRLIMAPPDVLDYVAAHECAHLLEMNHSPAFWAHVEICRPSWKKERAWLRKHGRDLHAVRAA; this is encoded by the coding sequence ATGATTATCGATAAAGGCGACAAGATGGCGTTGGTTACAAAATGTGGCCAGACTGTTCATGTTCGCCTCGAAGTGAACCCAAAAGCGCGGCGGTTGATCCTGCGTCTGGACGAGCGAAATCGTGAGGCCGTTGCGGTCGCACCCAGCAAACGGAAGATTGGCGAGGCGGCCGAATTTGCGCGCGACCGTTTGGACTGGATTGCCGAGCATTTACAGGCGCTTCCAGACCATGTCCTCCTCCAGGACGGGGCTGTTTTCAAGCTGCGCGGAGCAGACTGCCGTATCTCTCTGGAGGGGTCCGGAAGGTTGGCCAGGCTGGTCGACGGCGACCCACAAATTCTGTCCGTCCCCGGCCTGTCAGATACGACGGGTCGCCGGGTGGAAAGATTTCTGAAAAAGACAGCCAAAGAGGATCTCAGCGCGGCAGTGATTCGGTATTGTGAGACGCTCGGCGTTGAAGCGAGGCGTGTGACGGTCAAGGATACGCGTTCACGTTGGGGGTCCTGTACGTCCGATGGGCGGCTCGCCTTTTCCTGGCGCCTGATCATGGCCCCGCCGGACGTGCTGGACTATGTCGCCGCGCATGAATGTGCGCATTTGCTTGAGATGAATCACAGTCCTGCCTTCTGGGCGCATGTCGAGATCTGCCGTCCGTCCTGGAAGAAAGAGCGCGCCTGGCTGCGCAAGCATGGCCGCGATTTGCATGCGGTCCGCGCGGCCTAG